TGTCGAAATGCAAAACGAAGACAACGAAGACGCCGACGAATACTCCCGTCGCTTCGCCGCTTGGAAAGAAAAACAAGCCGAAGCGAAAGCCAAAGCGACACAAGCCGAGGCAGACAAGGAGAAACCAGCAGCGGAAGAACCCAAAGATCCGCCAGCTGAAAAGCCTGAGATGAAAGAGACTCCGGCGGAGAAGGAGTCGGCTGACAAGAAAGCCGACGACAAGAAAGCCGACGACAAGAAAGCCGACGACAAGAAAGCCGACGACAAGAAAGCCGACGACAAGAAAGCCGACGACAAGAAAGCCGACGACAAGAAAGCTGACGACAAGAAAGCTGACGACAAGAAAGCTGACAACAAGAAAGCTGACGACAAGAAAGCTGACGACAAGAAAGCTGACGACAAGAAAGCTGACGACAAGAAAGCTGACGACAAGAAAGCTGACGACAAGAAAGCTGACGACTCAAAGGCTGACGACTCAAAGGCTGACGACTCAAAGGCTGACGACTCAAAGGCTGACGACTCAAAGGCTGACGACTCAAAGGCTGACGACTCAAAGGCTGACGACTCAAAGGCTGACGACTCGACGTCGGAAGAAAAATAGCTTGGGCAGCGCGTTGGGGCTTCTTTTTGCAGCCCCACGACAGTTCTTAAATCTGAGAGGATTCAGGGCTCGCTACGCCAGCCAATCGCTCCGATCATCGCTTGATGGTCGGAGCGTTCTATAGCTTTCTCCAGCACAGCCCGCTGCAGACCATCGCCCAGCGGGTGCCCCAAACCAACGGAACGCTGGTTAACGTCTGGATTCGTCGCAGCTGCAACTGCCTCGTTTCCTTTAACCCTTTCTACGAAAGCGGCCAGCGGCTGCCAGGGTGTTGAGCGACGACGTTAGGTTTCGTTGAAGTTCCTGCCGCCGCGACCGGCGACTGCGGATTCTCCAACTCCCGCATCTTTGCCGAACAGGCAGGACACTGCTCGATGTGTCGCTGGAATGCGTCCTGGGTTTCCGGCTCCAGATCGCCGCGGACGTATTGCGGCAATTGCGCCTGAATCTCGCCGCAATCCATCACCCCAAAAGGGCAGGGCGTCGGAGCGTTAGGGTCTGTTTGAGCCCAGACGCCGAGCCCGAGACAGCCGACCAGCAGCGTTGGCAAGACGACGCGTCGGACCGTTTTCCGTCGTCGCTCGCGGCGTTGGCGTCGCACGAATTGGCTGAGAGTGCCGGGGGCGCAGCGCGTCCAGTCATCCGCCCTTCCGAACGGGGTGGGAGGCTCTTGATGATTCATAACACCATTTCCTTCTGGAGTGATGTGTGGGGGCGGGAGCGGAACCGGCGGCAAGGGGCGGGGATCCGCCGCGAATGGTTCCGGGCGAGCGTCTTCATGACGTCCGCTCTGACCAATCGTCCATTTCCCAACGATTCCGGTCTGTGCAGCAGCTC
Above is a genomic segment from Rosistilla ulvae containing:
- a CDS encoding histone H1-like repetitive region-containing protein; translation: MTRKPTTRKPTTRKPTTRKPTTRKPTTRKPTTRKPTTRKLTTRKLTTRKLTTRKLTTRKLTTRKLTTRKLTTRKLTTRKLTTRKLTTQRLTTQRLTTQRLTTQRLTTQRLTTQRLTTQRLTTQRLTTRRRKKNSLGSALGLLFAAPRQFLNLRGFRARYASQSLRSSLDGRSVL
- a CDS encoding zf-HC2 domain-containing protein, translating into MNHQEPPTPFGRADDWTRCAPGTLSQFVRRQRRERRRKTVRRVVLPTLLVGCLGLGVWAQTDPNAPTPCPFGVMDCGEIQAQLPQYVRGDLEPETQDAFQRHIEQCPACSAKMRELENPQSPVAAAGTSTKPNVVAQHPGSRWPLS